A single Ciona intestinalis chromosome 12, KH, whole genome shotgun sequence DNA region contains:
- the LOC100180790 gene encoding neurotrypsin-like isoform X1, protein MKSRIGKVLLLLSIAVQMSLQQKRSIYKKVTDPLHTGDEVVLEGTFVNKKTMVRFFSTDDSCSGGRTRGSGRSPQCHPLVLTFKPRRHEMTAAFKGAVNEPRDIEMGTVSSNLITHGNAYRLIVLVNERSYTIRLNDEILFDQLVDMIGHEQITEIRSYNGQFASSYIVYNDVSRGNPRYACGTRSENLPSVFQVRIVGGSNSRPGEYPWQVALRQKITYPWAPYKHLCGGSLVASCWVVTAAHCVTSVYVGEYVVYKVLKILTLFLNRKSNRNSYSIRVGDYYNGEAGHRMEDKEQQQDLNIAAVYEHPDYGVYPSPTNDIALIKLAGTGGNCSTFGDFVRPICLPTPDLMVEPRCHISGWGAQNWTDNPSMYPQTMQKAEVTIHNFSYCQAAYGRNSNGDVKVANRTTCASNPGVDSCQGDSGGPLACREQTINQNEKFYLWGVTSWGEGCATEGKPGVYTEVINYLDWINQVMGS, encoded by the exons ATGAAAAGTAGGATAGGGAAAGTGTTATTACTGCTGAGCATTGCAGTGCAAATGAGTTTACAACAAAAAC GTTCGatatacaaaaaagttaccGATCCGCTACACACCGGAGATGAGGTAGTACTTGAAGGGACGTTCGTTAACAAGAAAACAATGGTTCGATTTTTTAGCACTGACGATTCATGCTCTGGTGGTAGGACAAGGGGGAGCGGTCGATCCCCACAATGTCACCCTCTGGTCCTTACATTTAAACCAAGACGACACGAG ATGACAGCGGCATTTAAAGGCGCGGTAAACGAACCCAGAGACATTGAAATGGGAACAGTTTCGTCAAACCTTATAACACATGGAAATGCTTATCGACTGATCGTTTTAG TAAACGAGCGAAGTTACACCATTCGTTTAAACGACGAAATACTTTTCGATCAACTGGTCGACATGATTGGACATGAACAAATTACTGAAATAAGAAGTTATAATGGACAATTCGCAAGCTCTTATATCGTGTACAACGATGTTTCTAGGGGCAATCCAA gaTATGCTTGCGGCACTCGATCAGAGAATCTTCCAAGTGTTTTCCAAGTGCGGATAGTTGGCGGGTCGAATTCGAGACCGGGAGAATATCCGTGGCAG GTCGCGCTCCGGCAAAAGATTACGTACCCATGGGCACCCTATAAGCATTTATGTGGAGGTAGTTTGGTAGCGTCGTGTTGGGTGGTCACTGCTGCACACTGCGTTACATCAGTGTACGTGGGGGAATATGTCGtgtataaagtattaaaaatcctaactttgtttttgaataGGAAAAGCAATAGGAACTCGTATTCGATCAGAGTAGGAGATTACTATAACGGCGAGGCGGGTCACAGAATGGAAGATAAGGAGCAGCAGCAG GACTTAAATATTGCGGCCGTGTACGAGCACCCAGATTACGGCGTGTACCCAAGCCCTACCAATGATATAGCGCTCATAAAACTGGCAGGAACTGGTGGAAATTGTTCAACGTTCGG TGACTTTGTGCGACCGATATGTCTCCCAACACCTGATCTAATGGTTGAACCCAGATGTCACATCAGTGGGTGGGGAGCTCAGAACTGGACTGACA aTCCTTCGATGTACCCCCAAACAATGCAAAAGGCAGAAGTTACAATACACAATTTTTCATACTGCCAGGCAGCGTATGGACGAAACAGCAACGGTGATGTAAAAGTAGCGAATAGAACGACTTGTGCTTCG AACCCAGGAGTCGACAGTTGCCAGGGCGACAGCGGTGGACCTTTAGCTTGCAGAGAGCAGACCATCAACCAAAATGAGAAGTTTTACCTGTGGGGTGTTACTAGCTGGGGAGAAGGGTGTGCTACTGAAGGAAAACCTGGTGTTTACACCGAAGTTATTAACTATCTGGATTGGATTAATCAAGTGATGGGGTCATAA
- the LOC100180790 gene encoding serine protease 29-like isoform X3: MKSRIGKVLLLLSIAVQMSLQQKRSIYKKVTDPLHTGDEVVLEGTFVNKKTMVRFFSTDDSCSGGRTRGSGRSPQCHPLVLTFKPRRHEMTAAFKGAVNEPRDIEMGTVSSNLITHGNAYRLIVLVNERSYTIRLNDEILFDQLVDMIGHEQITEIRSYNGQFASSYIVYNDVSRAVREPSGYACGTRSENLPSVFQVRIVGGSNSRPGEYPWQVALRQKITYPWAPYKHLCGGSLVASCWVVTAAHCVTSVKSNRNSYSIRVGDYYNGEAGHRMEDKEQQQDLNIAAVYEHPDYGVYPSPTNDIALIKLAGTGGNCSTFGDFVRPICLPTPDLMVEPRCHISGWGAQNWTDNPSMYPQTMQKAEVTIHNFSYCQAAYGRNSNGDVKVANRTTCASNPGVDSCQGDSGGPLACREQTINQNEKFYLWGVTSWGEGCATEGKPGVYTEVINYLDWINQVMGS; encoded by the exons ATGAAAAGTAGGATAGGGAAAGTGTTATTACTGCTGAGCATTGCAGTGCAAATGAGTTTACAACAAAAAC GTTCGatatacaaaaaagttaccGATCCGCTACACACCGGAGATGAGGTAGTACTTGAAGGGACGTTCGTTAACAAGAAAACAATGGTTCGATTTTTTAGCACTGACGATTCATGCTCTGGTGGTAGGACAAGGGGGAGCGGTCGATCCCCACAATGTCACCCTCTGGTCCTTACATTTAAACCAAGACGACACGAG ATGACAGCGGCATTTAAAGGCGCGGTAAACGAACCCAGAGACATTGAAATGGGAACAGTTTCGTCAAACCTTATAACACATGGAAATGCTTATCGACTGATCGTTTTAG TAAACGAGCGAAGTTACACCATTCGTTTAAACGACGAAATACTTTTCGATCAACTGGTCGACATGATTGGACATGAACAAATTACTGAAATAAGAAGTTATAATGGACAATTCGCAAGCTCTTATATCGTGTACAACGATGTTTCTAGGG ctgTAAGAGAGCCATCGG gaTATGCTTGCGGCACTCGATCAGAGAATCTTCCAAGTGTTTTCCAAGTGCGGATAGTTGGCGGGTCGAATTCGAGACCGGGAGAATATCCGTGGCAG GTCGCGCTCCGGCAAAAGATTACGTACCCATGGGCACCCTATAAGCATTTATGTGGAGGTAGTTTGGTAGCGTCGTGTTGGGTGGTCACTGCTGCACACTGCGTTACATCAGT GAAAAGCAATAGGAACTCGTATTCGATCAGAGTAGGAGATTACTATAACGGCGAGGCGGGTCACAGAATGGAAGATAAGGAGCAGCAGCAG GACTTAAATATTGCGGCCGTGTACGAGCACCCAGATTACGGCGTGTACCCAAGCCCTACCAATGATATAGCGCTCATAAAACTGGCAGGAACTGGTGGAAATTGTTCAACGTTCGG TGACTTTGTGCGACCGATATGTCTCCCAACACCTGATCTAATGGTTGAACCCAGATGTCACATCAGTGGGTGGGGAGCTCAGAACTGGACTGACA aTCCTTCGATGTACCCCCAAACAATGCAAAAGGCAGAAGTTACAATACACAATTTTTCATACTGCCAGGCAGCGTATGGACGAAACAGCAACGGTGATGTAAAAGTAGCGAATAGAACGACTTGTGCTTCG AACCCAGGAGTCGACAGTTGCCAGGGCGACAGCGGTGGACCTTTAGCTTGCAGAGAGCAGACCATCAACCAAAATGAGAAGTTTTACCTGTGGGGTGTTACTAGCTGGGGAGAAGGGTGTGCTACTGAAGGAAAACCTGGTGTTTACACCGAAGTTATTAACTATCTGGATTGGATTAATCAAGTGATGGGGTCATAA
- the LOC100180790 gene encoding serine protease 29-like isoform X2, with the protein MKSRIGKVLLLLSIAVQMSLQQKRSIYKKVTDPLHTGDEVVLEGTFVNKKTMVRFFSTDDSCSGGRTRGSGRSPQCHPLVLTFKPRRHEMTAAFKGAVNEPRDIEMGTVSSNLITHGNAYRLIVLVNERSYTIRLNDEILFDQLVDMIGHEQITEIRSYNGQFASSYIVYNDVSRGNPTVREPSGYACGTRSENLPSVFQVRIVGGSNSRPGEYPWQVALRQKITYPWAPYKHLCGGSLVASCWVVTAAHCVTSVKSNRNSYSIRVGDYYNGEAGHRMEDKEQQQDLNIAAVYEHPDYGVYPSPTNDIALIKLAGTGGNCSTFGDFVRPICLPTPDLMVEPRCHISGWGAQNWTDNPSMYPQTMQKAEVTIHNFSYCQAAYGRNSNGDVKVANRTTCASNPGVDSCQGDSGGPLACREQTINQNEKFYLWGVTSWGEGCATEGKPGVYTEVINYLDWINQVMGS; encoded by the exons ATGAAAAGTAGGATAGGGAAAGTGTTATTACTGCTGAGCATTGCAGTGCAAATGAGTTTACAACAAAAAC GTTCGatatacaaaaaagttaccGATCCGCTACACACCGGAGATGAGGTAGTACTTGAAGGGACGTTCGTTAACAAGAAAACAATGGTTCGATTTTTTAGCACTGACGATTCATGCTCTGGTGGTAGGACAAGGGGGAGCGGTCGATCCCCACAATGTCACCCTCTGGTCCTTACATTTAAACCAAGACGACACGAG ATGACAGCGGCATTTAAAGGCGCGGTAAACGAACCCAGAGACATTGAAATGGGAACAGTTTCGTCAAACCTTATAACACATGGAAATGCTTATCGACTGATCGTTTTAG TAAACGAGCGAAGTTACACCATTCGTTTAAACGACGAAATACTTTTCGATCAACTGGTCGACATGATTGGACATGAACAAATTACTGAAATAAGAAGTTATAATGGACAATTCGCAAGCTCTTATATCGTGTACAACGATGTTTCTAGGGGCAATCCAA ctgTAAGAGAGCCATCGG gaTATGCTTGCGGCACTCGATCAGAGAATCTTCCAAGTGTTTTCCAAGTGCGGATAGTTGGCGGGTCGAATTCGAGACCGGGAGAATATCCGTGGCAG GTCGCGCTCCGGCAAAAGATTACGTACCCATGGGCACCCTATAAGCATTTATGTGGAGGTAGTTTGGTAGCGTCGTGTTGGGTGGTCACTGCTGCACACTGCGTTACATCAGT GAAAAGCAATAGGAACTCGTATTCGATCAGAGTAGGAGATTACTATAACGGCGAGGCGGGTCACAGAATGGAAGATAAGGAGCAGCAGCAG GACTTAAATATTGCGGCCGTGTACGAGCACCCAGATTACGGCGTGTACCCAAGCCCTACCAATGATATAGCGCTCATAAAACTGGCAGGAACTGGTGGAAATTGTTCAACGTTCGG TGACTTTGTGCGACCGATATGTCTCCCAACACCTGATCTAATGGTTGAACCCAGATGTCACATCAGTGGGTGGGGAGCTCAGAACTGGACTGACA aTCCTTCGATGTACCCCCAAACAATGCAAAAGGCAGAAGTTACAATACACAATTTTTCATACTGCCAGGCAGCGTATGGACGAAACAGCAACGGTGATGTAAAAGTAGCGAATAGAACGACTTGTGCTTCG AACCCAGGAGTCGACAGTTGCCAGGGCGACAGCGGTGGACCTTTAGCTTGCAGAGAGCAGACCATCAACCAAAATGAGAAGTTTTACCTGTGGGGTGTTACTAGCTGGGGAGAAGGGTGTGCTACTGAAGGAAAACCTGGTGTTTACACCGAAGTTATTAACTATCTGGATTGGATTAATCAAGTGATGGGGTCATAA
- the LOC100176916 gene encoding uncharacterized protein LOC100176916 isoform X2: MNDNEEPSRRELEVKLTESQPVPADDEINNDDETTHSTSNEHITTHEQNVDTVDTIGVTLDYEPPTSNIIITTDEQSFNNPDELEQTERRSRTHQPRNEVGIVSFYSRHWFGQCVSGVFTGIIFLSIGIVFIVYFQSLPIYIGILFILVSIPPCCMAANRYKYAMERQRRYERRQRSRLAREQIRAAFAQSEANRPSQLPMADFPPSYSNLAFDVNEQEDTWTNCSSEVFDSALPSYADFIQMKKQSEEEIATVGEQNQTCSLTSEESGENSSNRE, from the exons ATGAACGATAATGAAGAACCAAGTCGACGTGAACTTGAAGTTAAAc TTACTGAATCACAACCGGTTCCTGCTGATGATGAAATAAACAACGATGATGAAACAACTCACTCAACTAGTAATGAACATATTACAACACATGAGCAGAATGTGGACACAGTGGATACTATTGGTGTCACTTTGGACTACGAACCCCCAACAAGCAACATCATTATCACAACGGACGAACAATCGTTCAATAACCCAGATGAACTGGAACAAACAGAACGACGATCGCGTACTCACCAACCTAGAAACGAAGTTGGCATCGTCAGCTTCTATTCGAGGCATTGGTTCGGTCAATGCGTGTCTGGTGTCTTCACAGGCATTATATTCTTATCTATTGGAATCGTTTTCATAGTCTACTTCCAAAGTCTACCGATCTATATCGGAATACTCTTCATACTTGTCAGCATCCCGCCCTGCTGTATGGCTGCCAACAG ATACAAGTATGCAATGGAACGCCAAAGGAGATACGAAAGACGACAACGGAGCCGCTTAGCTCGGGAACAAATACGGGCAGCTTTCGCGCAGTCAGAAGCGAACAGACCAAGCCAGTTACCGATGGCTGACTTTCCACCTTCTTACAGTAACTTGGCATTTGACG TTAACGAACAAGAGGACACGTGGACCAATTGCTCGTCAGAGGTTTTTGACTCAGCTTTGCCATCGTATGCAGATTTTATTCAAATGAAAAAGCAATCGGAGGAAG aaattgcCACAGTGGGCGAACAAAATCAAACTTGTTCACTTACTTCGGAAGAAAGCGGTGAAAATAGCTCGAACAGGGAATAG
- the LOC100179246 gene encoding centrin-3-like, which yields MSLSLRNELGLEKSKRRKRRELTNEQKQEIKEAFELFDTDKDQRIDYHELKVVMRALGFEVKKADVLKVLRDYDREGSGTIGFDDYNEVITEWMLERDPQEELGKAFKLFDDDDTGKISLRNLRRVARELGETMPEEELRSMIDEFDADGDGEINLEEFIALMTGDT from the coding sequence ATGAGTTTGTCTCTGAGAAATGAGCTTGGTTTGGAGAAATCTAAGCGAAGAAAGCGCAGAGAACTCACCAATGAACAAAAGCAAGAAATTAAAGAAGCTTTTGAACTCTTCGATACAGACAAGGACCAAAGAATTGATTATCATGAGTTGAAAGTTGTGATGAGGGCTCTTGGGTTCGAGGTGAAAAAAGCTGATGTTTTAAAAGTGCTGAGAGATTACGATCGTGAGGGGTCAGGCACGATAGGTTTCGACGATTACAACGAAGTCATCACAGAGTGGATGTTAGAGAGAGATCCTCAAGAAGAATTAGGCAAAGCATTCAAGCTGTTTGATGATGATGACACTGGTAAAATCTCACTCCGTAATTTGCGAAGAGTCGCGAGAGAGCTCGGAGAAACCATGCCGGAGGAAGAACTTCGTTCGATGATTGATGAATTTGATGCTGACGGGGATGGTGAGATTAATCTGGAGGAGTTTATTGCTCTTATGACAGGGGATACCTAG
- the LOC100180790 gene encoding neurotrypsin-like isoform X4 encodes MKSRIGKVLLLLSIAVQMSLQQKRSIYKKVTDPLHTGDEVVLEGTFVNKKTMVRFFSTDDSCSGGRTRGSGRSPQCHPLVLTFKPRRHEMTAAFKGAVNEPRDIEMGTVSSNLITHGNAYRLIVLVNERSYTIRLNDEILFDQLVDMIGHEQITEIRSYNGQFASSYIVYNDVSRGNPRYACGTRSENLPSVFQVRIVGGSNSRPGEYPWQVALRQKITYPWAPYKHLCGGSLVASCWVVTAAHCVTSVKSNRNSYSIRVGDYYNGEAGHRMEDKEQQQDLNIAAVYEHPDYGVYPSPTNDIALIKLAGTGGNCSTFGDFVRPICLPTPDLMVEPRCHISGWGAQNWTDNPSMYPQTMQKAEVTIHNFSYCQAAYGRNSNGDVKVANRTTCASNPGVDSCQGDSGGPLACREQTINQNEKFYLWGVTSWGEGCATEGKPGVYTEVINYLDWINQVMGS; translated from the exons ATGAAAAGTAGGATAGGGAAAGTGTTATTACTGCTGAGCATTGCAGTGCAAATGAGTTTACAACAAAAAC GTTCGatatacaaaaaagttaccGATCCGCTACACACCGGAGATGAGGTAGTACTTGAAGGGACGTTCGTTAACAAGAAAACAATGGTTCGATTTTTTAGCACTGACGATTCATGCTCTGGTGGTAGGACAAGGGGGAGCGGTCGATCCCCACAATGTCACCCTCTGGTCCTTACATTTAAACCAAGACGACACGAG ATGACAGCGGCATTTAAAGGCGCGGTAAACGAACCCAGAGACATTGAAATGGGAACAGTTTCGTCAAACCTTATAACACATGGAAATGCTTATCGACTGATCGTTTTAG TAAACGAGCGAAGTTACACCATTCGTTTAAACGACGAAATACTTTTCGATCAACTGGTCGACATGATTGGACATGAACAAATTACTGAAATAAGAAGTTATAATGGACAATTCGCAAGCTCTTATATCGTGTACAACGATGTTTCTAGGGGCAATCCAA gaTATGCTTGCGGCACTCGATCAGAGAATCTTCCAAGTGTTTTCCAAGTGCGGATAGTTGGCGGGTCGAATTCGAGACCGGGAGAATATCCGTGGCAG GTCGCGCTCCGGCAAAAGATTACGTACCCATGGGCACCCTATAAGCATTTATGTGGAGGTAGTTTGGTAGCGTCGTGTTGGGTGGTCACTGCTGCACACTGCGTTACATCAGT GAAAAGCAATAGGAACTCGTATTCGATCAGAGTAGGAGATTACTATAACGGCGAGGCGGGTCACAGAATGGAAGATAAGGAGCAGCAGCAG GACTTAAATATTGCGGCCGTGTACGAGCACCCAGATTACGGCGTGTACCCAAGCCCTACCAATGATATAGCGCTCATAAAACTGGCAGGAACTGGTGGAAATTGTTCAACGTTCGG TGACTTTGTGCGACCGATATGTCTCCCAACACCTGATCTAATGGTTGAACCCAGATGTCACATCAGTGGGTGGGGAGCTCAGAACTGGACTGACA aTCCTTCGATGTACCCCCAAACAATGCAAAAGGCAGAAGTTACAATACACAATTTTTCATACTGCCAGGCAGCGTATGGACGAAACAGCAACGGTGATGTAAAAGTAGCGAATAGAACGACTTGTGCTTCG AACCCAGGAGTCGACAGTTGCCAGGGCGACAGCGGTGGACCTTTAGCTTGCAGAGAGCAGACCATCAACCAAAATGAGAAGTTTTACCTGTGGGGTGTTACTAGCTGGGGAGAAGGGTGTGCTACTGAAGGAAAACCTGGTGTTTACACCGAAGTTATTAACTATCTGGATTGGATTAATCAAGTGATGGGGTCATAA
- the LOC100183151 gene encoding uncharacterized protein LOC100183151 has protein sequence MNITRFMLAGCIAIFSLISAVPAVKSDGGAPCDENGLCKYGGKCGPTNTCVCKFSCSVEKWDIDIHCGINKPGIRRKYYLNLCQLQAHACELQMDIPIKKMGYKKPTKKRCKAKSEESYKLCSRAEDFMGRCGGGISSTTYTSAGICLEEKLSGEKRCECPNDKTGPDCRVKSLALRSVSWDASEEIISDLDVKEDTQSGLPQILVFGLVSAALFVVFSLLLIKRFVINRGNRNEILPPASPTTKETCVELPDNSTSTQRNLNL, from the exons atgaacaTTACAAGATTTATGCTTGCTGGATGTATCGCCATATTTTCTC TAATCAGTGCTGTACCAGCGGTCAAGAGTGATGGGGGAGCTCCATGTGACGAGAACGGTCTCTGCAAATACGGTGGGAAATGCGGTCCAACCAACACGTGCGTCTGCAAATTCTCGTGCTCCGTTGAAAAGTGGGATATAGACATTCACTGTGGAATTAATAAG CCTGGAATCAGACGGAAGTACTATTTGAATTTGTGCCAACTCCAGGCCCACGCGTGCGAGTTACAAATGGATATTCCAATCAAGAAGATGGGATACAAAAAGCCAACAAAAAAGCGATGCAAAG CGAAAAGCGAGGAATCGTACAAACTGTGCTCAAGAGCTGAGGATTTCATGGGACGCTGTGGTGGCGGTATATCATCAACCACATATACAAGTGCTGGGATCTGTCTGGAGGAAAAACTGAGTGGAGAGAAACGATGCGA GTGCCCTAATGATAAAACTGGACCCGATTGTCGAGTGAAGAGCCTTGCGCTGCGATCTGTATCATGGGATGCATCCGAAGAGATCATTAGTGATTTAGACGTCAAGGAAGATACTCAATCTGGCTTGCCACAAATACTGGTGTTTGGTTTAGTGTCTGCTGCTCTCTTCGTCGTCTTTTCGCTTCTATTGATCAAACG GTTTGTGATAAATCGTGGAAATAGAAACGAAATCCTCCCGCCAGCTTCACCAACCACTAAAGAAACATGTGTGGAACTACCAGACAACTCAACTTCAACACAGCGCAATTTAAACCTATGA
- the LOC100181571 gene encoding UPF0602 protein C4orf47 homolog translates to MAGGGSGGKTDMERIGIFSEVGYTTIGDKYPKVHASSLPFNEAAYKGKHMLPGGSKTRSALQAGYFDNQFKRIMEKEAYTDPIKLRRQHRLKEGKKNIGKAFLPNNGEKLPCGLGNHYGTFSGTIGAFSPVSRPRKPYTAPGRNFTTNPAKKGTGYGYVNVILGKYHEHAVEAYDRAKEARWKEQQAHKGTLKGGPFKLNLHPQTYFDYNPYRSDRGPGPAKKGSGKLPAVKPFKPSSPPKKIGGSKAGTFDPYPSHSNDPYVIKQKKAATTNKDGKLFHPSQGMKSRPTDSIMSQNVMKSVHRDNYKSIRSVMAY, encoded by the exons atgGCCGGAGGTGGAAGTGGTGGGAAGACCGACATGGAAAGGATTGGCATCTTCAGCGAAGTGGGTTACACAACAATCGGAGATAAATATCCGAAAGTTCACGCAAGTAGTT TGCCCTTCAATGAAGCTGCTTATAAAGGCAAACACATGCTGCCAGGTGGTAGTAAAACTAGGTCAGCTTTACAG GCTGGTTATTTTGACAATCAATTCAAAAGAATAATGGAGAAAGAGGCGTACACGGATCCTATTAAACTGAGACGACAGCACAGGTTGAAAGAAGGCaagaaaaatattggaaaagcTTTTTTACCAAACAACGGCGAAAAATTACC GTGTGGGCTTGGAAACCACTACGGAACTTTCTCAGGAACCATTGGAGCGTTTAGTCCAGTCAGTCGACCACGCAAACCATACACAGCTCCTGGTCGTAACTTCACCACTAACCCTGCCAAGAAGGGAACTGGATATGG CTATGTAAATGTTATTCTTGGCAAGTACCATGAACATGCTGTGGAAGCTTACGATAGAGCTAAGGAGGCAAGATGG AAAGAGCAACAAGCCCACAAAGGAACATTAAAGGGCGGACCATTTAAACTAAACCTTCACCCACAAACTTACTTTGATTACAATCCGTACCGATCCGACCGTGGCCCTGGCCCGGCCAAGAAAGGATCCGGAAAACTACCGGCTGTTAAACCTTTCAAACCAAGCTCACCTCccaaaaag ATTGGCGGCTCCAAAGCTGGTACATTTGATCCCTACCCATCCCATTCAAATGATCCTTACGTAATAAAGCAAAAGAAAGCGGCAACTACGAACAAAGACGGCAAGCTTTTCCATCCCTCACAGGGCATGAAATCGAGGCCCACAGATTCAATAATGTCGCAAAATGTTATGAA GTCCGTACACCGAGACAATTACAAAAGTATACGAAGTGTAATGGCGTATTAA
- the LOC100176916 gene encoding uncharacterized protein LOC100176916 isoform X1 yields the protein MNDNEEPSRRELEVKQVTESQPVPADDEINNDDETTHSTSNEHITTHEQNVDTVDTIGVTLDYEPPTSNIIITTDEQSFNNPDELEQTERRSRTHQPRNEVGIVSFYSRHWFGQCVSGVFTGIIFLSIGIVFIVYFQSLPIYIGILFILVSIPPCCMAANRYKYAMERQRRYERRQRSRLAREQIRAAFAQSEANRPSQLPMADFPPSYSNLAFDVNEQEDTWTNCSSEVFDSALPSYADFIQMKKQSEEEIATVGEQNQTCSLTSEESGENSSNRE from the exons ATGAACGATAATGAAGAACCAAGTCGACGTGAACTTGAAGTTAAAc AAGTTACTGAATCACAACCGGTTCCTGCTGATGATGAAATAAACAACGATGATGAAACAACTCACTCAACTAGTAATGAACATATTACAACACATGAGCAGAATGTGGACACAGTGGATACTATTGGTGTCACTTTGGACTACGAACCCCCAACAAGCAACATCATTATCACAACGGACGAACAATCGTTCAATAACCCAGATGAACTGGAACAAACAGAACGACGATCGCGTACTCACCAACCTAGAAACGAAGTTGGCATCGTCAGCTTCTATTCGAGGCATTGGTTCGGTCAATGCGTGTCTGGTGTCTTCACAGGCATTATATTCTTATCTATTGGAATCGTTTTCATAGTCTACTTCCAAAGTCTACCGATCTATATCGGAATACTCTTCATACTTGTCAGCATCCCGCCCTGCTGTATGGCTGCCAACAG ATACAAGTATGCAATGGAACGCCAAAGGAGATACGAAAGACGACAACGGAGCCGCTTAGCTCGGGAACAAATACGGGCAGCTTTCGCGCAGTCAGAAGCGAACAGACCAAGCCAGTTACCGATGGCTGACTTTCCACCTTCTTACAGTAACTTGGCATTTGACG TTAACGAACAAGAGGACACGTGGACCAATTGCTCGTCAGAGGTTTTTGACTCAGCTTTGCCATCGTATGCAGATTTTATTCAAATGAAAAAGCAATCGGAGGAAG aaattgcCACAGTGGGCGAACAAAATCAAACTTGTTCACTTACTTCGGAAGAAAGCGGTGAAAATAGCTCGAACAGGGAATAG